The Triplophysa dalaica isolate WHDGS20190420 chromosome 14, ASM1584641v1, whole genome shotgun sequence DNA window gagtgagagagagagatcctcAGAGACGTCATAACACTGAATGATAAATGCTACTGGAAAAATCTTCTCTGATAGAAACACAATCCGTCAGGAtgtttgtagaaaacaacaGATCGGGAGTTTGATAAAGTAAGTGTCAAAAGATCCAAGTGCGTGTGTATGAAgattactcacacacacaaacatacacacacacaaacacacacacacgcatacacacacacacgcgcgcacacacacacacacacacacacacacacacacaggcacacacacgcacaaaagTATTCACCTGAAGAAAAACtgcactgtactgtatgtgttgaaaaactaaaatgagCTTGTGATgtacaacacatttaaatgaactccAGAGATCATGAAAGTGCCcgacaaacaatgtttttaccatccatccatccatccatccatccattttctactgctttatccgaactacctcgggtcacggggagcctgcgcctatctcaggagtcatcgggcatcaaggcatgTTTTTACCATTGACATAGAAATAAGTTTTTGCAAGCCGTAAAAACATTTTGCCACCATTAATAACAGAATAAAAGTGCATGTTTCCAGAAGCAGATATATTCATGATAAACCTCAGGCGAATGGCATTTAATCAAAACACATCTTCTGTGTGACATTCTATGATAGGTAACAGGAGTGACACACAGATTGCGGTTCAGTTTATCAGtgtgaatgaaatgaaattcGCTGTATCACATCATCCTTCATCACACGATCTGCAGCCATAAACCCAACACAGTAAAAGTGTTATTTCTGCCTCTaacaatgacagagagagaatgatTTATTCACACAAagttgaaaaagaaaagaaatataaatatcaatGTTTTTTACAGCACGAATAAATGAATCTTACAACCAACAAATCTGAGAttttgcatatgttaaaattatatttcacaaaataaaacccaTTTCTACACTAGTCctttaattaagattttttttataatcatttataatcaacataatcattattatttaatttaacacatGACACTGTTGAACAATTGGGAGAAAAGATGCgttattgttaaataaagtcACAGTGCAACAAACCTGAAGTGTTTTTCCTCACAGATCATctgcttttctttttaatgggattgggaataaaataaaatcgactctatttttaattattacacGGCTGGTTAAAATGCTTGAttgtgattggccagtcacgtcatttgcaggttcgttattcccagataacaacctctcaaaactaataacacacggcaACCAGGacgcagcaaatcattttgacagttttttttgaATAACAATATATGCCAttatatttccaaataattaaactgtttgtgacatttaaatgtcttttcttACCTTAAAGCCAtaagtaaacagcttttccttgTGGAAGATCTACATTCAGTAAAACtgagctaatcaaatatttcaaattcacatttcaagtctacttttttctcatgtgtcaagtagccgtgtaataagcaggataatgtagaAGCAGCTGGCTGTTATCGCCTAATAATctctgatcacactgtcagggctTATTCTGCCATAACAACCGGCTGTCTGTAAATTTTCACTTATGTATCATATGTGTCAACTGATTTAtatcaatttttatttgaatcaaaGCTTGTGAAACCTCAAAGAGTCTTGATTTATGCCCCTCTGTTATGTTGGAAGTGGAAATGTGGGCCAGTTCTGTGATAGATTTGATTGGTTGTCATTTCCCATAATCCTCAGAGGCAGCATCTTTTAGCCTGCGGCTCCATCAGAGAGTCAGAGGAGTCTGTCGATCTGTTCTCCATCACGTGTGAAACCTCTCCTCCATTCCTCTGCTCCCAGACATTCTCTGGAGGTTGATAACCGGGTTCCAGAGGGTCGAGCAGATCTTTGGAGAGCAGGATACTGATGGAGGGAAGAGTTCGGTGGACGGTCATCTCAGAGTCGCCATCTTCCTGACTCTCCCACACCTCTCGCAAGCTCTTGTATTGCAGTTTGGTCATCTGATGAAGACCGCAGATCTTCCTCTTCATGATCTCAGCACACGTGATGGTTTTGGTGACGGCCCGACCCGACCCGGTGAACACGACACGTCTCAGTCCCACCTTACCGCCGTCGTCCTGCATGCGTGCCATAGCGAAACCCATGAGGTTCCGAATTTTGCTGCCCTCTTTCACCTTCATTTCCAGCACGCCTGCCGGCAGTCCGG harbors:
- the rpp25b gene encoding ribonuclease P protein subunit p25b, translated to MEPSVDGDARLCVPGQTAHAQSSSTSPTPRELKRGHAVGFKKVCRIEEESLCPFPGLPAGVLEMKVKEGSKIRNLMGFAMARMQDDGGKVGLRRVVFTGSGRAVTKTITCAEIMKRKICGLHQMTKLQYKSLREVWESQEDGDSEMTVHRTLPSISILLSKDLLDPLEPGYQPPENVWEQRNGGEVSHVMENRSTDSSDSLMEPQAKRCCL